In one window of Nocardia brasiliensis DNA:
- a CDS encoding ABC transporter ATP-binding protein, whose translation MIDIRDLTLSYPGVTVLEVPELTVADGALTYLIGLNGTGKTTLLRCICGVISPTAGTVEVDGALVRAHQATPETLGMHLNYRAFDPRHTARRHLRWIARARGLSTDRVGEVLELVDLVRVADRRLGHYSLGMLQRVGIAAALLSEPRTLLLDEPLNGLDIAGIRWIRGLLRRLADAGTCVLVATHLLDEVERNADHIVVIGSQRILADQPFTHLMNTLGPGETSLEDAYLRIAGLTTDVAFGVAS comes from the coding sequence GTGATCGATATCCGTGACCTCACCCTGAGCTATCCAGGCGTCACCGTCCTCGAAGTCCCCGAACTGACCGTGGCGGACGGGGCGCTGACCTACCTGATCGGTCTCAACGGCACCGGCAAGACCACGCTGCTGCGGTGTATCTGCGGCGTCATCTCGCCTACCGCCGGCACCGTCGAGGTCGACGGTGCTCTCGTCCGGGCTCACCAGGCCACACCGGAGACGCTCGGCATGCATCTCAACTACCGAGCCTTCGACCCCCGCCACACCGCGCGTCGGCACCTGCGCTGGATCGCCCGTGCCCGTGGACTTTCCACCGATCGGGTCGGCGAGGTCCTCGAACTCGTCGACCTCGTCCGGGTGGCCGATCGTCGGCTGGGGCACTATTCGCTCGGCATGCTCCAGCGCGTCGGCATCGCCGCCGCACTGCTCTCCGAGCCGCGCACCCTGTTGCTCGACGAGCCGCTCAATGGTCTGGACATCGCGGGCATCCGCTGGATACGCGGACTGCTGCGCCGCCTGGCCGATGCCGGGACCTGTGTCCTGGTCGCCACCCACCTGCTCGATGAGGTCGAACGCAACGCCGACCACATCGTCGTCATCGGGAGTCAGCGCATTCTGGCTGACCAGCCGTTCACCCACCTCATGAACACCCTGGGGCCGGGCGAGACCAGCCTGGAGGACGCCTATCTGCGCATCGCAGGCCTGACCACCGACGTCGCGTTCGGCGTTGCCTCATGA
- a CDS encoding ribonuclease Z, translating to MSQRELVVLGTASQVPTKQRNHNGYLLRWDDEGVLFDPGEGTQRQMTYAGVSATDITRIAITHFHGDHSLGLAGVVQRINLDKVPHPVDVCFPASGLDYYDRLVNATSYFHRAELRPRPIERAGAVDFPDAPFTVSAVPLAHPVDTFGYRLTEPDGRRILPDRLLHFGLRGPVIAQLQQRGSIELSDRTITLDEVSEPRRGQRFAFVMDTGLCDGVHELAADTDLLVIEATFLDAEARLAAEYGHLTAGQAARVAAAAGTHTLVLTHFSQRYRDLSVHLAEARAHFTGPIHIATDLTRIPLPPRR from the coding sequence GTGTCGCAGCGGGAGCTCGTAGTGCTCGGTACCGCCAGCCAGGTACCGACGAAGCAGCGCAACCACAACGGATATCTGCTGCGCTGGGACGACGAAGGCGTGCTGTTCGATCCGGGCGAGGGCACGCAGCGGCAGATGACCTACGCCGGCGTCTCGGCCACCGACATCACCAGGATCGCGATCACCCATTTCCACGGGGACCACAGCCTCGGGCTGGCCGGGGTGGTGCAGCGGATCAATCTCGACAAGGTGCCGCACCCGGTGGACGTGTGCTTCCCGGCCTCCGGCCTCGACTATTACGACCGCCTGGTCAACGCCACCTCCTACTTTCACCGGGCCGAACTGCGCCCGCGTCCGATCGAGCGCGCCGGCGCCGTGGACTTTCCCGACGCGCCGTTCACCGTCTCGGCCGTGCCGCTCGCCCACCCCGTCGACACCTTCGGCTACCGGCTCACCGAACCGGACGGCCGTCGCATCCTGCCCGATCGGCTGCTCCACTTCGGCCTGCGCGGTCCGGTCATCGCTCAGTTGCAGCAGCGGGGCAGCATCGAATTGTCCGACCGCACCATCACTCTCGACGAGGTCAGCGAGCCGCGGCGCGGTCAGCGCTTCGCCTTCGTGATGGACACCGGGCTCTGCGACGGCGTCCACGAACTCGCGGCCGACACCGACCTGCTCGTCATCGAGGCCACCTTCCTCGACGCCGAGGCGCGGCTCGCCGCCGAATACGGTCACCTCACCGCGGGCCAAGCCGCGCGCGTCGCCGCCGCGGCAGGCACGCACACTCTCGTGCTCACCCACTTTTCCCAGCGCTACCGCGACCTGTCGGTCCATCTCGCTGAAGCCCGCGCCCACTTCACCGGCCCGATCCACATCGCCACCGATCTCACCCGCATCCCCTTACCCCCGCGGCGATAA
- a CDS encoding SAM-dependent methyltransferase, whose amino-acid sequence MPVVDGTEGPTLESSRTPHPFDVGQPNSARVYDYLLGGKDNQDTDRDVANQMLSRAPELKTLAWFTRSFMLKAVEMAARAGIRQFVDLGSGIPNSPNVHEVAREIEPSARVVYVDYDPVVQVHCDALLAGPQGVSALLGDVRHPHDILDKLKSESLIDFDEPVAITLISVLHYVMDDERPADIMATFRDHMAPGSYVALTHGSLDSAPEILEVLAANKETSAQVAFRSTAQTEAFLAGFELFEPGVVPVQQWLRPDLPDTRMVMLGGIGRKP is encoded by the coding sequence ATGCCTGTGGTCGATGGAACTGAAGGGCCTACGTTGGAGAGCAGCCGAACCCCACACCCGTTCGACGTCGGGCAGCCGAATTCTGCCCGGGTATACGACTACCTGTTGGGCGGGAAGGACAATCAAGACACCGACCGCGATGTAGCCAACCAAATGCTCTCTCGCGCACCCGAACTCAAGACCTTGGCCTGGTTCACCCGGAGCTTCATGCTCAAAGCGGTCGAGATGGCCGCGCGGGCCGGTATCCGTCAGTTCGTCGATCTGGGCTCCGGTATCCCGAATTCGCCCAACGTGCACGAGGTGGCGCGGGAGATCGAGCCGTCGGCACGGGTGGTGTACGTCGACTACGACCCGGTCGTGCAGGTCCATTGCGACGCGCTGCTGGCGGGCCCGCAGGGCGTCTCGGCTCTGCTGGGCGATGTTCGCCATCCCCACGACATCCTCGATAAGCTGAAGAGCGAGAGTCTGATCGACTTCGACGAGCCGGTGGCCATCACGCTCATCAGCGTCCTGCATTACGTCATGGACGACGAGCGTCCCGCCGATATCATGGCCACCTTCCGTGATCACATGGCGCCGGGCAGCTACGTGGCGCTCACCCACGGCTCGCTCGATTCCGCCCCGGAGATACTCGAGGTGCTCGCCGCCAACAAGGAGACTTCCGCGCAGGTCGCCTTCCGCTCCACCGCGCAGACCGAGGCATTCCTCGCCGGCTTCGAGTTGTTCGAACCCGGTGTGGTGCCGGTGCAGCAGTGGTTGCGTCCGGACTTGCCGGATACCCGAATGGTCATGCTCGGTGGAATCGGGCGCAAACCCTGA
- a CDS encoding Ppx/GppA phosphatase family protein, with the protein MSDRVAAVDCGTNSIRLLIADVLGDGRLADVHREMRIVRLGQGVDATGSLAPEAIERTRVALADYATLMREAGVGRVRMVATSATRDAANREDFFAMARAELGTVVPGAQAEVITGDEEARLSFRGAIGELDSAAGPFVVVDLGGGSTELVFGDSTGVRAAFSADIGCVRITERCLPGNPPTAEQVAAAREFATERLTEAFARVPVDGAHTWVGVAGTMTTIAAVALDLPEYDSERVHLTRLGASDLRAVCDRLIAMTHDERAALGPMHPGRVDVIGGGAVIAEVLADELSRRAGISELVVSEHDILDGIALSIA; encoded by the coding sequence ATGAGCGATCGGGTAGCCGCTGTCGATTGCGGCACCAACTCCATCCGGCTGTTGATCGCCGATGTGCTCGGCGACGGACGGCTGGCCGACGTGCATCGCGAGATGCGCATCGTGCGGCTCGGGCAGGGCGTCGACGCGACCGGTTCGCTCGCGCCGGAGGCGATCGAACGCACCAGGGTCGCGCTGGCCGACTATGCGACGCTGATGCGCGAGGCGGGTGTCGGCCGGGTTCGCATGGTGGCCACCTCCGCGACCAGGGACGCGGCGAACCGGGAAGACTTCTTCGCGATGGCGCGGGCCGAACTCGGCACCGTGGTGCCGGGTGCGCAGGCCGAGGTGATCACCGGCGACGAGGAGGCGCGGTTGTCGTTCCGCGGCGCCATCGGTGAACTCGACAGCGCCGCAGGGCCTTTCGTGGTTGTCGATCTCGGCGGCGGTTCGACCGAGCTGGTGTTCGGCGACAGCACGGGCGTGCGGGCGGCGTTCTCGGCTGATATCGGCTGCGTGCGGATCACCGAACGCTGCCTGCCCGGCAACCCGCCCACCGCCGAACAGGTCGCCGCGGCAAGGGAATTCGCCACCGAACGGCTGACCGAGGCCTTCGCGCGGGTGCCGGTCGATGGCGCGCACACCTGGGTCGGGGTCGCGGGCACCATGACCACCATTGCCGCCGTCGCGCTCGATCTGCCCGAATACGACTCGGAGCGAGTGCATCTCACCCGCCTCGGTGCGAGCGACCTGCGCGCGGTGTGCGATCGGCTGATCGCCATGACGCACGACGAGCGCGCCGCCCTCGGCCCCATGCACCCGGGCCGGGTCGACGTGATCGGCGGCGGCGCCGTCATCGCCGAGGTGCTCGCCGACGAACTGTCCCGCCGCGCGGGCATTTCCGAGCTCGTGGTCAGCGAGCACGACATCCTCGACGGGATCGCCCTCTCGATCGCCTGA
- a CDS encoding amino acid permease: protein MAIREPDDAIGQQTRWGGLFRTKSVEQSIRDTDEPDSKLRKDLTAWDLTVFGVAVVIGAGIFTLTARTAGNVAGPSVSLAFVFAAIACGLTALCYAEFASTVPVAGSAYTFSYATFGELVAWIIGWDLILEFALATSVVAKGWSQYLGEVMGTTPILHIGSVSFDWGAVLLIAVLGVLLATGTKVSSRVSAVAVAIKLSVIALVLIVGITYFKSENLTPYVPPSQPGAEGEGLRQSLFSYLTGAGHSTFGWYGLLAAASLVFFAFIGFDVVATTAEETKNPQKAVPRGILGSLLIVTILYVAVSLVLTGMVPYTELAGDNATLATAFAIHGDTWVKNIISIGALAGLTTVVMVMFLGQTRVLFAMSRDGLMPRKLAHTGGKGTPVRITAIVGVVCAVLAGFVDFGTLEEMVNIGTLFAFVLVSIGVLVLRRTRPDLPRGFRVPLVPVIPVLAVLACFWLMLNLSVETWLRFVIWMALGFVIYFAYSRRHSLLGKEPVE from the coding sequence GTGGCGATCCGCGAGCCGGACGACGCAATCGGACAGCAGACCAGATGGGGCGGTCTGTTCCGGACGAAATCCGTCGAACAGTCGATCAGGGACACCGACGAGCCCGACTCCAAGCTCCGCAAGGACCTGACCGCATGGGACCTGACGGTCTTCGGCGTCGCGGTGGTGATCGGCGCGGGCATCTTCACGCTCACCGCGCGCACCGCGGGCAATGTCGCCGGGCCGTCGGTGTCGCTGGCGTTCGTCTTCGCGGCGATCGCCTGCGGGCTCACCGCGCTCTGCTACGCGGAGTTCGCCTCGACGGTTCCGGTGGCGGGCAGCGCGTACACGTTCTCCTACGCCACTTTTGGTGAGCTCGTCGCCTGGATCATCGGCTGGGACCTGATCCTGGAGTTCGCGCTCGCCACCTCCGTGGTGGCCAAGGGCTGGTCGCAGTACCTCGGCGAGGTGATGGGCACGACGCCGATCCTGCACATCGGCTCGGTGTCGTTCGACTGGGGCGCGGTGCTGCTGATCGCGGTGCTCGGCGTGCTGCTCGCCACCGGGACCAAGGTGTCCTCGCGGGTCTCGGCGGTGGCGGTGGCGATCAAGCTGAGCGTGATCGCGCTGGTGCTGATCGTCGGTATCACCTACTTCAAGTCGGAGAACCTGACGCCGTACGTGCCGCCGTCGCAGCCGGGTGCGGAGGGCGAGGGCCTGCGCCAGTCGCTGTTCTCCTACCTGACCGGCGCCGGGCACAGCACGTTCGGCTGGTACGGCCTGCTCGCCGCGGCCAGCCTGGTGTTCTTCGCGTTCATCGGCTTCGACGTGGTCGCCACGACCGCGGAAGAGACCAAGAACCCGCAGAAGGCGGTGCCGCGCGGCATCCTCGGCTCGCTGCTGATCGTCACCATCCTCTACGTCGCGGTCTCGCTTGTGCTCACCGGCATGGTGCCCTACACCGAGCTCGCCGGTGACAACGCCACGCTGGCAACGGCTTTCGCGATCCACGGCGATACCTGGGTGAAGAACATCATCTCGATCGGCGCGCTGGCCGGCCTCACCACCGTGGTGATGGTGATGTTCCTCGGCCAGACCCGAGTGCTGTTCGCGATGTCGCGCGACGGGCTGATGCCGCGCAAGCTGGCGCACACCGGCGGCAAGGGCACGCCGGTGCGGATCACCGCGATCGTCGGCGTTGTCTGCGCGGTGCTCGCCGGGTTCGTCGACTTCGGCACGCTGGAGGAAATGGTCAACATCGGCACGCTGTTCGCCTTCGTGCTGGTCTCCATCGGCGTGCTCGTGCTGCGTCGCACCCGGCCCGACCTGCCGCGTGGTTTCCGCGTTCCGCTGGTTCCGGTGATCCCGGTGCTCGCCGTGCTGGCCTGCTTCTGGCTGATGCTGAACCTGTCCGTGGAGACCTGGTTGCGGTTCGTCATCTGGATGGCATTGGGCTTCGTCATCTACTTCGCCTACAGCCGCAGGCACTCCCTGCTCGGCAAGGAACCGGTCGAGTAG
- a CDS encoding DUF501 domain-containing protein: protein MTPNDQDLAIIAKQLGREPRGVLAVAYRTPDGIPAVVKTAPRLPDGTPFPTLYYLTDPRLTAEASRQESAGVMREMTERLGSDPALAAAYRAAHESYLAERDEIESLGTDFTGGGMPERVKCLHVLIAHALAKGPGVNPFGDEAVALAADNGLRGTAIPADWPKYERAGSQEDGARA from the coding sequence GTGACACCGAACGACCAGGATCTCGCGATCATCGCCAAGCAGTTGGGCCGCGAACCGCGCGGCGTGCTCGCGGTGGCCTATCGCACCCCGGACGGGATCCCGGCCGTCGTGAAAACCGCGCCGCGGCTGCCCGACGGCACGCCCTTTCCCACCCTGTACTACCTGACCGATCCGCGGCTCACCGCAGAGGCGAGCAGGCAGGAGTCGGCGGGCGTGATGCGCGAGATGACCGAACGCCTCGGCAGCGACCCGGCTTTGGCCGCCGCCTACCGCGCCGCGCACGAAAGCTATCTGGCCGAGCGCGACGAGATCGAGTCGCTCGGCACCGATTTCACCGGCGGCGGCATGCCGGAGCGAGTGAAATGCCTGCACGTGCTGATCGCGCACGCGCTGGCCAAGGGGCCGGGCGTGAACCCGTTCGGCGACGAGGCGGTGGCGCTGGCCGCCGACAATGGATTGCGCGGCACCGCGATTCCGGCCGACTGGCCGAAGTACGAGCGTGCCGGCAGCCAGGAAGACGGGGCGCGAGCATGA
- a CDS encoding peptide MFS transporter, protein MSEATTAEQVTPGRTVFGHPIGLTNLFGVELWERFSYYGMVTILGYYLYYSTTEGGLGLEKSTGVGIVGAYGGLVYLSTVLGGWIADRVLGMERTVFYGGVVVVAGHLALAVLPGLTGVGVGLVLVALGSGALKANASSLLGTLYPKGDARADGGFTLFYLGINLGAFIGPLLTGLLQTRLGFHYGFGAAAIGMTLGLAQYVVFRRNLGTHGREVPNPLPRTAIGPVLGLVAAAGALVAVAWAIGLVTLDNLPDATTIVIAVASVIYFVVMLTNAKVTPIERSRVRAFIPLFIANAVFWSLFQQIFTVLAVYSDERMNWNIFGWTAPSNWIGSVEPVWVITLSPLFAILWTKLGSRAPSTPRKFAFGVIGMGLAFLLFVPLAGFSGATVPALLVLVVMGGFAVSELLLSPIGLAVTTQLAPEAFRAQMMALYFFSVGIGTSMSGTLARFYDQDHEIAYFGIIGAVAVCAGVVVAAIAPRISKHMAGVH, encoded by the coding sequence ATGTCGGAAGCAACAACCGCCGAACAGGTGACCCCGGGACGAACAGTCTTCGGTCACCCGATCGGCTTGACGAACTTGTTCGGCGTGGAGCTCTGGGAGCGATTCTCCTACTACGGGATGGTCACCATCCTCGGCTATTACCTGTACTACTCCACGACAGAGGGCGGACTCGGACTCGAGAAAAGCACCGGAGTAGGCATCGTCGGCGCCTACGGCGGCCTCGTCTACCTGTCCACGGTGCTCGGTGGCTGGATCGCAGACCGGGTCCTCGGTATGGAGCGCACGGTCTTCTACGGCGGCGTCGTGGTGGTGGCGGGGCACCTCGCCCTGGCGGTGCTGCCGGGACTGACCGGCGTCGGGGTCGGCCTGGTACTGGTCGCGCTGGGTAGCGGCGCGCTGAAAGCCAACGCCTCGTCCCTGCTCGGCACCCTGTATCCGAAGGGCGACGCGCGGGCCGACGGTGGATTCACGCTGTTCTACCTCGGCATCAATCTCGGTGCGTTCATCGGCCCGCTGCTCACCGGCCTGCTGCAGACGCGGCTGGGCTTCCACTACGGATTCGGTGCCGCCGCGATCGGCATGACCCTTGGCCTGGCCCAGTACGTGGTCTTCCGGCGCAATCTCGGCACGCACGGGCGCGAGGTGCCGAACCCGTTGCCGCGCACCGCGATCGGTCCGGTGCTCGGCCTGGTCGCGGCGGCCGGGGCGCTCGTCGCCGTCGCGTGGGCGATCGGCCTGGTGACCCTGGACAACCTGCCGGACGCGACCACCATCGTGATCGCCGTTGCCTCGGTCATCTACTTCGTGGTCATGCTGACCAACGCCAAGGTGACGCCGATCGAACGCAGCCGGGTGCGCGCGTTCATCCCGCTGTTCATCGCCAACGCGGTGTTCTGGTCGCTGTTCCAGCAGATCTTCACGGTGCTCGCGGTGTACTCCGACGAACGGATGAACTGGAACATCTTCGGCTGGACCGCCCCGTCCAACTGGATCGGTTCGGTCGAGCCGGTCTGGGTCATCACCCTGTCGCCGCTGTTCGCCATCCTGTGGACCAAGCTCGGTTCGCGCGCCCCGAGCACGCCGCGCAAGTTCGCGTTCGGCGTGATCGGCATGGGCCTGGCGTTCCTGTTGTTCGTGCCGCTGGCCGGCTTCAGCGGCGCGACGGTGCCCGCGCTGCTCGTGCTCGTCGTGATGGGCGGTTTCGCCGTCTCGGAGCTGCTGCTCTCGCCGATCGGTCTTGCAGTCACCACCCAGCTTGCGCCGGAAGCTTTCCGGGCACAGATGATGGCGCTGTACTTTTTCTCGGTTGGCATCGGTACCTCGATGTCGGGTACTTTGGCTCGGTTCTATGACCAAGACCACGAAATCGCCTACTTCGGCATCATCGGCGCCGTAGCGGTGTGCGCCGGAGTGGTCGTGGCCGCGATCGCACCGAGGATCAGCAAGCACATGGCAGGCGTGCACTAA
- a CDS encoding ABC transporter permease, which produces MRKPGAAALIRRGVAAEWTRTAGRSFLWAVAVPLTFALPLIVTFGIAAVAERLATLPGQSYLATVSTTNSVYWVITMSVSVMMVTTAYAHATQWRGQTSDLNAFLFPRSWTVALARWIYYGAITAISTVVLLVVVMVTLPHQFPQIYGNVDITDSAGIRFLWTVPCYAFAACGVGVAVGSLIRTPSAAVAVLLFWVYVVENSINLLPHGSALQAYAPFLNAVAATGQEVAFLPRFGRNGSLLYFVLVAVAVFVATAVLPILIRRVSGLRRTTLTKSGAP; this is translated from the coding sequence ATGAGAAAACCCGGTGCAGCCGCCCTGATTCGCCGCGGCGTCGCCGCCGAATGGACCCGCACCGCCGGACGCAGCTTCCTGTGGGCAGTCGCCGTCCCCCTCACCTTCGCGCTGCCGCTGATCGTCACGTTCGGCATCGCCGCCGTCGCGGAAAGGCTCGCGACCCTCCCCGGACAGAGCTATCTGGCCACGGTCTCCACCACCAACTCGGTGTACTGGGTGATCACCATGTCCGTGTCGGTCATGATGGTCACCACCGCCTACGCCCACGCCACCCAATGGCGCGGTCAGACAAGCGATCTCAACGCCTTTCTGTTTCCCCGGTCCTGGACGGTCGCGCTGGCCCGGTGGATCTACTACGGCGCCATCACGGCGATATCGACGGTGGTGCTGCTCGTCGTCGTCATGGTCACGCTGCCGCACCAGTTCCCCCAGATCTATGGGAATGTCGACATCACCGACTCCGCCGGTATCCGGTTCCTCTGGACCGTCCCGTGCTATGCGTTCGCCGCGTGCGGCGTCGGTGTCGCGGTCGGGTCGCTGATTCGCACCCCATCCGCCGCCGTCGCCGTGCTGCTGTTCTGGGTGTATGTAGTCGAGAACTCCATCAATCTGCTACCCCATGGATCCGCGCTGCAGGCCTACGCGCCGTTCCTCAACGCCGTCGCCGCGACCGGGCAGGAAGTCGCCTTCCTCCCGCGCTTCGGCCGCAACGGTTCGCTGCTGTACTTCGTCCTCGTGGCAGTCGCCGTTTTCGTCGCGACAGCCGTGCTGCCGATCCTCATCCGCCGGGTGTCCGGACTCCGCAGAACAACGCTCACCAAATCAGGCGCACCCTGA
- a CDS encoding SRPBCC family protein, producing the protein MDPVEITVSASAEDTFAVLADGWLYPLWVVGASHIRDVDPGWPKVGTRIHHSVGPWPLNLSDTTKVREVDPPRMIELEARLWPAGSAWIRLELTEIGARRTRITMAERAISGPAALIPATVQELALAMRNKESLSRLADLVAGRARESDRKT; encoded by the coding sequence ATGGATCCTGTCGAGATCACGGTGTCCGCCTCTGCCGAGGACACGTTCGCGGTACTGGCCGACGGTTGGCTGTACCCACTCTGGGTGGTCGGCGCCTCGCATATTCGCGATGTCGATCCGGGCTGGCCGAAGGTCGGCACCCGGATCCATCACAGCGTCGGTCCGTGGCCGCTGAACCTGTCCGACACCACAAAGGTTCGCGAGGTCGATCCGCCGCGGATGATCGAGCTGGAGGCCAGGCTGTGGCCGGCCGGCTCGGCCTGGATCCGGTTGGAGCTCACCGAGATCGGTGCGCGGCGCACCCGGATCACCATGGCCGAACGAGCGATCAGCGGCCCGGCCGCGTTGATCCCCGCCACGGTGCAGGAACTGGCACTGGCCATGCGCAACAAGGAGTCACTGTCGCGCCTCGCCGATCTGGTGGCCGGCCGGGCGCGCGAGAGCGACCGAAAGACCTAG